One stretch of Microbacterium terrae DNA includes these proteins:
- a CDS encoding ThuA domain-containing protein, with protein MTTTTSTRTALIVRGGWDGHQPVEATDLFVPHLQGSGFDVTIEESPEVYADPERMAATDLIVQCVTMSQISGEALTGLRSAVAAGTGLAGWHGGIADSYRASSDYLQLIGGQFATHPSRHPDEVCGDASDNYLDHTVQLTDAGRAHEIMRGLDDFALTTEQYWVLHDDLNDVLATTTHPVQPYHPWHRPVTSPAVWTREWGAGRVFVATPGHRVEVLVDPNVRTIIERGMLWAARTR; from the coding sequence ATGACGACGACGACATCGACCCGCACCGCGCTGATCGTCCGCGGCGGGTGGGACGGTCACCAGCCTGTCGAGGCGACCGACCTGTTCGTACCGCACCTGCAGGGCAGCGGATTCGACGTGACCATCGAGGAGTCGCCCGAGGTCTACGCCGACCCGGAGCGCATGGCTGCGACCGATCTCATCGTGCAGTGCGTCACGATGTCGCAGATCTCGGGCGAGGCCCTGACCGGGCTCCGCTCGGCCGTCGCGGCCGGCACCGGGCTCGCGGGGTGGCACGGCGGCATCGCCGACTCGTATCGCGCGTCGTCGGACTACCTGCAGCTCATCGGCGGACAGTTCGCCACGCATCCGTCGAGGCATCCCGATGAGGTGTGCGGCGACGCATCCGACAACTACCTCGACCACACCGTTCAGCTCACCGACGCGGGACGGGCGCACGAGATCATGCGCGGCCTCGACGACTTCGCACTGACCACCGAGCAGTACTGGGTGCTCCACGACGACCTCAACGACGTGCTCGCCACCACCACGCATCCGGTGCAGCCCTACCACCCGTGGCATCGACCGGTCACCTCGCCGGCGGTGTGGACGCGCGAATGGGGCGCCGGGCGCGTGTTCGTCGCCACACCCGGGCACCGTGTCGAGGTGCTCGTCGACCCGAACGTGCGCACCATCATCGAAAGGGGCATGCTGTGGGCAGCCCGCACGCGGTAG
- a CDS encoding carbohydrate ABC transporter permease, with protein MSATTTIVTGGAPVESAPAGRRFDWGQPFVYLVALVVAAVAVGPVLYVIAGGFRTTADLNANPAGMPDPWVLQNYVTVLTSPRFWGNVFASVVLATATTVGVVIAGIMAAFVLARYDFRGRQGLYSLFAAGLMFPLTVAALPLTLLLRTLGLHGTYLGVIIPGIAFALPTTIIILVPFLRAIPDELEEAAMIDGATRIGFFWRILLPLAKPGLITVGILAFVASWNGYLLPLLVISTGSLPQELWPLPLGVTQFSTQYSQDTGAVLAYTSLAMIPALVFFLLAEKRIVGGLTGAVKG; from the coding sequence GTGTCCGCCACCACCACCATCGTCACGGGCGGAGCGCCCGTCGAGTCCGCTCCCGCCGGCCGCCGGTTCGACTGGGGCCAGCCGTTCGTCTACCTCGTGGCGCTCGTCGTCGCGGCGGTCGCGGTCGGCCCGGTGCTCTACGTCATCGCGGGCGGCTTCCGCACGACCGCGGATCTGAACGCGAACCCCGCCGGGATGCCCGATCCCTGGGTGCTGCAGAACTACGTCACCGTGCTCACCTCGCCGCGGTTCTGGGGCAACGTGTTCGCGAGCGTTGTGCTCGCGACCGCCACGACCGTCGGTGTCGTGATCGCCGGCATCATGGCCGCGTTCGTGCTGGCGCGCTACGACTTCCGCGGCCGGCAGGGTCTGTACTCGCTGTTCGCGGCCGGGCTGATGTTCCCGCTCACCGTCGCAGCGCTCCCGCTGACGCTGCTGCTGCGCACCCTGGGCCTCCACGGCACGTACCTCGGGGTGATCATCCCCGGCATCGCCTTCGCGCTGCCGACGACGATCATCATCCTCGTGCCGTTCCTGCGCGCGATCCCCGACGAACTCGAAGAGGCGGCGATGATCGACGGCGCAACACGCATCGGCTTCTTCTGGCGCATCCTGCTCCCGCTCGCGAAGCCCGGTCTCATCACTGTCGGCATCCTCGCGTTCGTGGCCAGCTGGAACGGCTATCTGCTGCCTCTCCTCGTGATCTCGACGGGATCGCTGCCGCAGGAGCTGTGGCCGCTGCCGCTCGGCGTCACCCAGTTCTCCACCCAGTACTCGCAGGACACCGGCGCGGTGCTCGCCTACACGTCGCTCGCGATGATCCCCGCCCTGGTGTTCTTCCTCCTTGCCGAGAAGCGCATCGTGGGCGGCCTCACCGGAGCGGTGAAGGGATGA
- a CDS encoding ROK family transcriptional regulator → MSDPSPAEGVRQRNLARLLRLVHVDGPLSRAALTEATGLNRSTIADLVGRLVDEGLVEERAPDPARRVGRPSPVVVADPRVVAVTANPEVDALTLAAVGLDRTIRLRERIEVDHLLSPDETATLIADRITAWRAGDLADARIIGVGLAVPGLVRAADGLVRNAPHLGWIDTPVRDLVAHATGLPVAVDNDASLGALAEHLFGAARGVDDVVYLNGGASGIGGGLIVHGMPVAGAAGYAGEFGQNRPGIAASADRRAEGGVLEDEVSRAHLLEAVGLRAADEPTLAAALAAAGADPGVAAELERQRRILATALANAVNVLNPSVVVLGGFLATIAAHDPEGLRAAVAAQAMDSTADDLDIRVASLAEDRLLIGAAESAFADLLRDPTA, encoded by the coding sequence GTGAGCGATCCGTCCCCCGCCGAAGGCGTGCGTCAGCGCAACCTCGCGCGATTGCTGCGGCTCGTGCACGTCGACGGGCCCCTCTCGCGCGCCGCGCTCACCGAGGCGACGGGGCTCAACCGCTCGACGATCGCCGACCTCGTCGGCCGCCTCGTCGACGAGGGCCTGGTCGAGGAGCGCGCACCCGACCCGGCGCGCCGCGTCGGACGCCCGTCGCCCGTGGTCGTCGCCGACCCCCGGGTCGTCGCGGTGACGGCCAACCCCGAGGTCGACGCGCTCACCCTCGCCGCCGTCGGCCTCGACAGGACGATCCGGCTGCGCGAGCGCATCGAGGTCGACCACCTCCTCTCCCCCGACGAGACCGCGACCCTCATCGCCGACCGCATCACCGCCTGGCGTGCCGGCGATCTCGCCGACGCCCGCATCATCGGCGTGGGCCTCGCCGTTCCGGGCCTGGTCCGCGCGGCCGACGGGCTCGTGCGCAACGCCCCGCACCTGGGCTGGATCGACACGCCCGTGCGCGACCTGGTGGCGCACGCCACCGGGCTGCCGGTCGCGGTCGACAACGACGCGAGCCTCGGCGCCCTCGCGGAGCACCTGTTCGGAGCGGCGCGCGGAGTCGACGATGTGGTGTATCTCAACGGCGGCGCGAGCGGCATCGGCGGCGGCCTGATCGTGCACGGGATGCCCGTGGCCGGCGCCGCAGGATACGCGGGGGAGTTCGGCCAGAACCGCCCCGGCATCGCCGCGTCCGCCGATCGTCGCGCCGAGGGCGGTGTGCTCGAAGACGAGGTGAGCCGTGCTCACCTGCTCGAGGCCGTGGGGCTGCGCGCAGCCGACGAGCCCACCCTCGCCGCCGCGCTGGCAGCCGCCGGGGCCGACCCGGGTGTCGCCGCCGAACTCGAGCGGCAGCGCCGCATCCTCGCCACCGCGCTCGCGAACGCGGTGAACGTGCTCAACCCGTCGGTCGTCGTCCTGGGCGGGTTCCTCGCGACGATCGCCGCGCACGACCCCGAAGGGCTCCGCGCCGCGGTCGCCGCCCAGGCGATGGACTCGACCGCCGACGACCTCGACATCCGCGTCGCATCGCTCGCCGAGGACCGCCTGCTCATCGGGGCCGCGGAGTCCGCGTTCGCCGACCTGCTGCGCGATCCCACCGCCTGA
- a CDS encoding carbohydrate ABC transporter permease: MATLTTPGPAVSAGPGPAPAPRVRRGQTRKRVEIAVFVAPALILFIGFVIVPVILAAVYSFYNLPAAFQWDDLAEPERFVGFDNYVRALTTPEFQKAIANTFFILIMSLLVQGPIAIGVALLLNRRLRGRAVFRLLIFVPYVLAEVIAGLAWRLILQPTGAVNATLEAIGLGDLARNWLADPAIALWTIFFILTWKYIGFAILLFLAGLQGIPDELAEAAQIDGATWWQVQRHITLPLLGPTLRIWAFLSIIGSLQVFDMVWITVTPAVRRIATETMATYMVQQGQFAGQPGYGSAIAVILFVISLVIALVYQRFALRRDLAGAVTRGVR; this comes from the coding sequence ATGGCCACTCTCACCACGCCCGGGCCCGCGGTCTCCGCGGGCCCGGGCCCTGCCCCCGCCCCGCGCGTCAGACGCGGTCAGACGCGCAAGCGCGTCGAGATCGCGGTCTTCGTCGCCCCCGCCCTGATCCTCTTCATCGGGTTCGTCATCGTGCCCGTGATCCTGGCGGCCGTCTACAGCTTCTACAACCTGCCGGCTGCGTTCCAGTGGGACGATCTGGCCGAGCCCGAGCGCTTCGTCGGGTTCGACAACTACGTGCGCGCGCTCACGACCCCCGAGTTCCAGAAGGCGATTGCCAACACCTTCTTCATCCTGATCATGTCGCTGCTCGTGCAGGGACCCATCGCGATCGGCGTGGCGCTGCTGCTGAACAGGCGCCTGCGCGGCCGCGCGGTGTTCCGCCTGCTGATCTTCGTGCCCTACGTGCTCGCCGAGGTCATCGCCGGTCTCGCCTGGCGCCTCATCCTGCAGCCGACCGGCGCTGTCAACGCGACGCTCGAGGCGATCGGCCTCGGCGACCTCGCCCGCAACTGGCTGGCCGACCCGGCGATCGCGCTGTGGACGATCTTCTTCATCCTGACGTGGAAGTACATCGGCTTCGCGATCCTGCTCTTCCTCGCCGGGCTCCAGGGCATCCCCGACGAACTCGCCGAGGCGGCCCAGATCGACGGCGCGACCTGGTGGCAGGTGCAGCGCCACATCACCCTGCCGCTGCTCGGCCCCACCCTGCGGATCTGGGCCTTCCTGTCGATCATCGGATCCCTCCAGGTGTTCGACATGGTGTGGATCACGGTGACCCCGGCCGTGCGCCGGATCGCCACCGAGACCATGGCGACGTACATGGTGCAGCAGGGTCAGTTCGCCGGCCAGCCCGGCTACGGCAGCGCCATCGCCGTCATCCTCTTCGTCATCTCGCTCGTCATCGCCCTGGTCTACCAGCGCTTCGCCCTGCGCCGCGATCTCGCCGGCGCCGTCACCAGAGGGGTGCGCTGA
- a CDS encoding beta-xylosidase/alpha-l-arabinosidase, with amino-acid sequence MTMDHDTMTDAAPWRDVARPVDERVEALVSEMTVAEKVAQLYGVWVGASDDGEDVAPHQHDMDDHVDLDDLLPDGLGQLTRPFGTAPVDPAVGALSLMRSQQRIADANRFGIPALAHEECLAGFATWGATAYPVPLSWGASFDPDIVREMGRRIGDDMRSVGVHQGLAPVLDVVRDARWGRVEETIGEDPYLVGTVATAYIQGVESAGVVATLKHFVGYSASKGGRNLAPVSVGPRELADVLLPPFEMAVRESGVRSVMNSYTDLDGVPTAADGRLLTGLLRDEWGFDGTVVADYFSVAFLKQLHGVSETWTDAARDALAAGIDVELPTVKTFGRDLVHAVEAGEIDEELIDRALRRVLRQKVDLGMLDPGWSPVPSALAGVDLAAASVRGAVDLDSPGNRDLARRIAERAVVLVSNDGTLPLASPPRIALVGPTATDPYAVLGCYSFPSHVGVRHPEVPIGIELPTLRDALAAEFPGAEIVVAAGTSIDGGETDGFAEAVAAASSADVVIVALGDRAGLFGRGTSGEGCDAADLSLPGAQQALLDAVLDTGVPVVATLLAGRPYALGSAPDRAAAIVQAFFAGEEGTGAIAGVLSGRVNPSGRLPVSIPRDSGAQPSTYLAAPLARSNGVSNIDLTAAYAFGHGLGYAPAVWSDAAASADAIAVDGAVTVSIHVGNAGDRDGVEVVQLYLHDPVASTVRPVQRLIAYARVPLGAGERARVSFDVPADLASFTGVDGRRIVEPGEIVLGFGRSSAEIVAAQSVRLTGEPRVVDHTRGLHATVTVTPDV; translated from the coding sequence ATGACCATGGACCACGACACGATGACGGATGCCGCGCCCTGGCGCGACGTCGCACGCCCGGTCGACGAGCGCGTCGAAGCCCTCGTCTCGGAGATGACGGTGGCCGAGAAGGTCGCCCAGCTGTACGGCGTGTGGGTCGGAGCATCCGATGACGGCGAGGATGTCGCCCCTCACCAGCACGACATGGACGACCACGTCGACCTCGACGACCTGCTGCCGGACGGCCTCGGGCAGCTCACGCGCCCGTTCGGCACAGCCCCGGTCGATCCCGCGGTCGGTGCGCTCTCGCTGATGCGCTCGCAGCAGCGGATCGCGGATGCGAACCGGTTCGGCATTCCCGCACTCGCCCATGAGGAGTGCCTCGCGGGCTTCGCGACCTGGGGTGCGACCGCGTACCCGGTCCCGCTCAGCTGGGGTGCATCCTTCGATCCCGACATCGTGCGCGAGATGGGGCGCCGGATCGGCGACGACATGCGCTCGGTCGGCGTGCACCAGGGCCTCGCCCCCGTGCTCGACGTCGTGCGCGACGCGCGGTGGGGTCGGGTCGAGGAGACGATCGGCGAGGATCCCTACCTCGTCGGCACGGTCGCGACCGCGTACATCCAGGGAGTCGAGTCGGCGGGCGTGGTCGCGACGCTGAAGCACTTCGTGGGGTACTCCGCCTCGAAGGGCGGCCGCAACCTCGCACCGGTCTCGGTCGGCCCGCGCGAGCTCGCCGACGTGCTGCTCCCGCCGTTCGAGATGGCGGTCCGCGAGAGCGGCGTGCGGTCGGTGATGAACTCGTACACCGATCTCGACGGGGTGCCGACCGCCGCCGACGGGCGGCTCCTGACCGGACTGTTGCGCGACGAGTGGGGCTTCGACGGAACGGTGGTCGCCGACTACTTCTCCGTCGCGTTCCTCAAGCAGCTGCACGGCGTGAGCGAGACGTGGACGGATGCCGCCCGCGACGCGCTCGCGGCCGGCATCGACGTCGAGCTGCCCACCGTGAAGACCTTCGGGCGCGACCTCGTGCACGCGGTCGAGGCGGGCGAGATCGACGAAGAGCTCATCGACCGTGCGCTGCGCCGGGTGCTGCGTCAGAAGGTCGACCTCGGGATGCTCGATCCGGGCTGGTCGCCCGTGCCTTCCGCGCTCGCCGGAGTCGACCTCGCTGCTGCGTCGGTGCGGGGCGCGGTCGACCTCGACAGTCCGGGCAACCGCGACCTCGCGCGCCGCATCGCCGAGCGTGCCGTGGTGCTGGTGAGCAACGACGGCACGCTGCCGCTCGCATCGCCGCCGCGCATCGCGCTGGTGGGCCCGACCGCGACCGATCCCTACGCGGTGCTCGGGTGCTACTCGTTCCCTTCGCACGTGGGCGTGCGCCACCCCGAGGTGCCGATCGGCATCGAGCTGCCCACGCTCCGCGACGCGCTGGCGGCCGAGTTCCCCGGCGCCGAGATCGTCGTCGCAGCCGGCACGAGCATCGACGGGGGCGAGACCGACGGGTTCGCCGAGGCCGTGGCCGCGGCATCCTCGGCAGACGTCGTCATCGTCGCCCTGGGCGACCGTGCGGGCCTGTTCGGCCGCGGTACGAGCGGCGAGGGCTGCGACGCGGCGGATCTGTCGCTGCCCGGTGCCCAGCAGGCGCTGCTGGACGCCGTGCTCGACACCGGCGTGCCGGTGGTGGCGACCCTGCTGGCCGGTCGTCCCTACGCACTGGGCTCGGCGCCGGATCGCGCCGCAGCCATCGTTCAGGCCTTCTTCGCGGGCGAGGAGGGCACGGGTGCGATCGCCGGGGTGCTGAGCGGTCGCGTCAATCCGAGCGGGCGTCTGCCGGTGAGCATCCCGCGCGACTCGGGGGCGCAGCCCTCGACGTATCTCGCAGCACCCCTCGCCCGCAGCAACGGGGTGTCGAACATCGATCTGACGGCGGCCTACGCGTTCGGTCACGGGCTCGGCTATGCGCCCGCGGTGTGGTCGGATGCCGCGGCATCGGCCGACGCGATCGCCGTCGACGGCGCGGTGACGGTGTCGATCCACGTCGGCAACGCGGGAGACCGCGACGGCGTCGAGGTGGTGCAGCTGTACCTGCACGATCCGGTGGCGTCGACGGTGCGGCCGGTGCAGCGGCTGATCGCCTACGCGCGGGTTCCGCTCGGCGCAGGGGAGCGGGCGCGCGTGTCGTTCGACGTACCTGCCGACCTCGCCTCGTTCACCGGCGTCGACGGGCGGCGCATCGTCGAGCCGGGTGAGATCGTGCTCGGATTCGGGCGGTCGTCGGCCGAGATCGTCGCGGCGCAGTCCGTGCGGCTCACGGGCGAGCCGCGTGTCGTCGATCACACCAGGGGGCTTCACGCGACGGTCACCGTCACGCCCGACGTCTAG
- a CDS encoding Gfo/Idh/MocA family protein: MGSPHAVGIVGLGVISGQYLDTLVGSSAVRITAVADLDRSRAASVAERIDGCRVLTTDELVADDDVATVLNLTIPAAHAEVALAAIAHGKHVYGEKPLAATFDDARRMTDAAAAAGVRLGSAPDTVLGTGVQTARAAIDRGLIGTPVSAAATWISGGHESWHPHPDFYYRTGGGPLLDMGPYYITSLVQLLGPVVAVSGAASRSRSEREIGSGPRAGERVAVEVDTHLAGILHHASGAISTVTMSFDGDASTAHPIEVQGVDGALVVPDPNTFAGDVLLHPRGGDWRRLGPSAGYVDAGRGVGLIDLVAGHGRADGAMALHALEIMTLLQRSAESGVREPLTTTRDRPSLVPLTAAGAWRTA; the protein is encoded by the coding sequence GTGGGCAGCCCGCACGCGGTAGGCATCGTCGGGCTCGGGGTCATCTCGGGTCAGTACCTCGACACCCTCGTCGGCTCGTCGGCGGTGCGCATCACCGCCGTCGCCGACCTCGACCGCTCGCGCGCCGCGAGCGTGGCCGAGCGCATCGACGGGTGCCGCGTGCTCACCACCGACGAGCTCGTCGCCGACGACGACGTCGCCACGGTGCTCAACCTCACCATCCCCGCCGCGCACGCGGAGGTGGCGCTCGCCGCCATCGCGCACGGCAAGCACGTATACGGCGAGAAGCCGCTGGCGGCGACGTTCGACGACGCCAGGCGGATGACGGATGCCGCGGCCGCAGCGGGAGTGCGACTCGGAAGCGCGCCCGACACGGTGCTCGGCACGGGCGTCCAGACCGCGCGCGCCGCGATCGACCGGGGTCTCATCGGCACGCCGGTGTCGGCTGCGGCCACCTGGATCTCGGGCGGCCACGAGTCGTGGCATCCGCACCCCGACTTCTACTACCGCACGGGCGGCGGGCCGCTCCTCGACATGGGGCCGTACTACATCACCTCCCTCGTGCAGCTGCTCGGACCGGTCGTCGCAGTGTCGGGCGCCGCGTCGCGCTCTCGCTCCGAGCGCGAGATCGGATCGGGTCCGCGGGCCGGGGAACGCGTCGCCGTCGAGGTCGACACGCACCTCGCCGGCATCCTTCATCACGCCTCCGGCGCCATCTCGACGGTGACCATGAGCTTCGACGGCGACGCGTCGACGGCGCACCCCATCGAGGTGCAGGGCGTCGACGGGGCACTCGTGGTGCCCGACCCCAACACCTTTGCCGGCGACGTGCTGCTGCACCCGCGCGGCGGCGACTGGCGGCGCCTCGGCCCGTCGGCCGGCTACGTCGACGCGGGGCGCGGCGTCGGCCTCATCGACCTCGTCGCCGGCCACGGCCGTGCCGACGGTGCGATGGCGCTGCACGCGCTCGAGATCATGACGCTGCTGCAGCGCTCCGCCGAGTCGGGCGTGCGCGAGCCGCTCACGACCACCCGCGACCGCCCGTCGCTCGTGCCGCTCACCGCGGCCGGAGCATGGCGGACGGCGTAG
- a CDS encoding LacI family DNA-binding transcriptional regulator, whose amino-acid sequence MPPPPDASRVTLTDVAAAAGVSIATASRALAGRGDLAAVTRRRVLAAARDLRYARDPAAGGRPAGSARLLDLVLGWFHNAYSDEVTAGARSAAAAAGYDLVLTEERDIPSDDWPMRIRRRGSAGVVLGLVSPTRAQIETLTEAGIPLVLLDPQAERTSSLTSVRTTDRDGGAVAAAHLIDRGATRFAVVTGTPAYRYGRARVAGFTAELTRLGPAATPTVIAGDWGGPAARDGALPLLKALPAGERLGVFACTDEMAAGVYAAAAAVGRSIPDDVLVVGFDDLRAARWLTPALTTVRQPIREMAAAAVEALAATAAGADLATTPIVLPTRLVVRDST is encoded by the coding sequence ATGCCACCGCCACCGGATGCCTCGCGTGTGACGCTCACCGATGTCGCCGCTGCGGCCGGTGTCAGCATCGCGACAGCCTCGCGTGCCCTCGCCGGGCGCGGCGATCTGGCGGCGGTCACGCGCCGGCGCGTGCTGGCTGCCGCGCGCGACCTCCGGTACGCCCGCGACCCCGCCGCCGGCGGTCGACCGGCCGGTTCGGCGCGCCTCCTCGACCTGGTGCTCGGGTGGTTCCACAACGCGTACTCCGACGAGGTGACCGCGGGTGCCCGCAGCGCGGCCGCCGCGGCGGGCTACGACCTGGTGCTCACCGAGGAGCGCGACATCCCCTCCGACGACTGGCCGATGCGCATCCGGCGCAGAGGCTCGGCCGGCGTCGTGCTCGGACTCGTCTCGCCCACCAGAGCACAGATCGAGACCCTCACCGAGGCAGGCATCCCCCTGGTGCTGCTCGATCCGCAGGCCGAGCGCACCTCCTCCCTCACCTCGGTGCGCACAACCGACCGCGACGGCGGCGCGGTAGCCGCCGCACACCTCATAGATCGCGGTGCCACCCGGTTCGCGGTCGTCACCGGCACGCCGGCGTACCGCTACGGCCGCGCCCGAGTGGCCGGGTTCACCGCCGAACTCACGCGGCTGGGCCCCGCGGCGACGCCGACGGTCATCGCCGGCGACTGGGGCGGTCCCGCCGCACGCGACGGCGCGCTCCCGCTGCTGAAGGCGCTGCCCGCCGGGGAGCGGCTCGGCGTGTTCGCCTGCACCGACGAGATGGCCGCAGGCGTCTACGCGGCCGCGGCGGCCGTGGGGCGCAGCATCCCCGACGATGTGCTCGTCGTGGGGTTCGACGATCTGCGTGCGGCGCGGTGGCTGACCCCGGCCCTGACCACCGTGCGCCAGCCGATCCGCGAGATGGCGGCCGCCGCGGTCGAGGCCCTGGCTGCGACGGCCGCGGGGGCTGATCTCGCGACGACGCCGATCGTGCTGCCGACCCGTCTCGTCGTGCGCGACTCGACCTGA
- a CDS encoding ABC transporter substrate-binding protein — protein sequence MNTRSTMRLAAAFAATGLAVGALAACSAGGTDDGGDSDGGDVTLTWWHNATSGPLPAVWEEVAAEFEEANPGVTVEQTGYQNEELQRTLIPNALAAGDPPDLFQVWPGGELRDQVENGYLMALDDVIPDTVSSVGATVNPWQVGGETYAVPFTFGVEGFWYNTDLFDQAGVEVPTTFDELIEVVGALREAGITPIAVGAGDGWPAAHWWYQFALKSCSPDALAAAETDFDFSDECFVEAGEQLQDFLGIEPFQDGFLGTPAQQGAGSSAGLVANGEAAMELMGHWNAGVIGGLTADQQVPPFLGWFPVPGIDGAAGDPTAALGGGDGFGCSADAPPECADLLAYIMSDDVQARFAASGSGIPTVPAAQASLEDPNLLMVAEGLSQASFVQLWLDTAFGTTVGNAMNEGIVNLFAGTGSPADIVTKMQDAAATL from the coding sequence ATGAACACACGCAGCACGATGCGGCTCGCCGCGGCTTTCGCCGCGACAGGTCTCGCCGTCGGTGCGCTCGCCGCGTGCTCCGCGGGCGGCACCGACGACGGCGGCGACAGCGACGGCGGCGACGTCACCCTCACGTGGTGGCACAACGCCACGTCGGGTCCTCTCCCCGCCGTCTGGGAGGAGGTCGCCGCCGAGTTCGAGGAGGCGAACCCCGGCGTCACCGTCGAGCAGACCGGCTACCAGAACGAAGAGCTGCAGCGCACGCTCATCCCCAACGCCCTCGCGGCAGGAGACCCGCCGGACCTCTTCCAGGTCTGGCCGGGCGGCGAGCTGCGCGACCAGGTCGAGAACGGCTACCTCATGGCGCTCGACGACGTCATCCCCGACACCGTCTCGAGCGTCGGCGCGACGGTGAACCCGTGGCAGGTCGGCGGTGAGACCTACGCGGTGCCGTTCACGTTCGGCGTCGAGGGGTTCTGGTACAACACCGACCTGTTCGACCAGGCCGGCGTCGAGGTGCCCACCACGTTCGACGAGCTCATCGAGGTCGTCGGAGCCCTGCGCGAGGCGGGGATCACGCCGATCGCCGTCGGCGCGGGCGACGGCTGGCCCGCCGCCCACTGGTGGTACCAGTTCGCACTGAAGTCCTGCTCGCCCGACGCGCTGGCGGCGGCCGAGACCGACTTCGACTTCAGCGACGAGTGCTTCGTGGAGGCCGGCGAGCAGCTGCAGGACTTCCTCGGCATCGAGCCGTTCCAGGACGGCTTCCTCGGCACCCCCGCCCAGCAGGGCGCGGGCAGCTCGGCCGGACTCGTCGCGAACGGCGAGGCGGCGATGGAGCTCATGGGCCACTGGAACGCCGGTGTCATCGGTGGCCTCACCGCCGATCAGCAGGTTCCGCCGTTCCTCGGCTGGTTCCCGGTGCCGGGAATCGACGGCGCGGCCGGCGACCCGACCGCAGCCCTCGGCGGCGGCGACGGATTCGGATGCTCCGCCGACGCTCCGCCGGAGTGCGCGGACCTGCTCGCCTACATCATGAGCGACGACGTGCAGGCCAGGTTCGCCGCCTCGGGCTCGGGCATCCCGACGGTGCCCGCTGCGCAGGCATCGCTCGAGGACCCGAACCTGCTGATGGTCGCCGAGGGCCTCTCGCAGGCCTCGTTCGTGCAGCTCTGGCTCGACACCGCCTTCGGAACCACAGTCGGAAACGCCATGAACGAGGGCATCGTGAACCTCTTCGCCGGCACCGGCTCGCCCGCGGACATCGTCACCAAGATGCAGGACGCGGCGGCGACGCTGTAA